Proteins from a genomic interval of Mycobacterium conspicuum:
- a CDS encoding P-loop NTPase family protein, producing the protein MKLEGSMQRVVILGRGGAGKSVLAQQLSVRLRIPVIELDSLFWLPGPRPTAEQDWTEIQRRLVAGERWIIDGDLGPYDTGLALRLRAADTIVVLDFPLCRCVWRTLRRSRETREYWAWVCRYRRDSLPVIRAAIARSACDAAVHILHNPRQVRLLFDV; encoded by the coding sequence GTGAAGCTGGAGGGCAGCATGCAACGCGTCGTCATCCTCGGCCGCGGCGGCGCGGGGAAATCGGTTCTGGCGCAGCAACTCTCGGTTCGCCTGCGCATACCCGTCATCGAATTGGACAGCCTCTTCTGGCTGCCCGGTCCGCGGCCGACCGCCGAACAGGACTGGACGGAGATCCAGCGCCGGCTGGTGGCGGGTGAGCGCTGGATCATCGACGGCGACCTCGGCCCGTACGACACCGGCCTGGCTCTGCGGTTGCGCGCGGCCGACACGATCGTGGTGCTGGATTTCCCACTGTGCCGCTGCGTGTGGCGCACGCTGCGACGATCGCGAGAAACCCGCGAATACTGGGCGTGGGTGTGTCGCTATCGCCGCGACAGCCTGCCCGTGATCAGAGCGGCGATCGCGAGGTCCGCCTGCGACGCGGCCGTGCATATCCTGCACAACCCGCGCCAAGTACGCCTACTCTTCGATGTCTGA
- a CDS encoding FAD-dependent monooxygenase yields the protein MRILISGASIAGPVLAYWLTRYGFDVTVVERAPALRKTGGHAVDLFRPAMEISEKMGVLPRIEALATGTDRLTMYRDGAAHPARIDYHKLVGGISDRHVEIMRDDLSEVYYDAGRDDVEYLFGDSITAISPDAQVTFEHAPPRKFDVVIGADGLHSNVRRLVFGEAAERTNFLGGYLAVQSVPKSLAPVGEMIVHLGAGRLAGIYTAQPLDDARALFMFKSKEELQYHYRDVVRQKEILRTAFAGRHAMVDRWLDELEHTPTFYFDSITQLQLDTWSRGRVTLVGDAGYCPGPAVGGSTSIAVLGAYILAGELAQANGDYVRAFAAYEAEMDEPVRRSRAMARGIAKGLIPNSRAGVWALTRGAQLISTLPAGLTKAVAKLNTKTVRLYDTMHYKEYAPAP from the coding sequence ATGCGGATTCTCATCTCGGGGGCCAGCATCGCGGGCCCGGTCCTGGCGTACTGGCTCACCCGGTACGGCTTCGACGTCACCGTCGTCGAGCGCGCGCCGGCCTTGCGCAAGACCGGCGGCCATGCCGTCGACCTGTTCCGACCGGCCATGGAGATCTCGGAAAAGATGGGCGTGCTGCCGCGCATCGAGGCACTGGCCACCGGCACGGACCGGCTGACGATGTACCGCGACGGCGCGGCGCACCCCGCTCGCATCGACTACCACAAGCTGGTCGGCGGCATTTCCGACCGGCACGTGGAGATCATGCGAGACGACCTCAGCGAGGTCTACTACGACGCCGGCCGCGACGACGTGGAGTACCTCTTCGGCGACTCGATCACCGCCATCTCGCCCGACGCGCAGGTGACCTTCGAGCACGCGCCGCCACGCAAGTTCGACGTCGTCATCGGCGCCGACGGCCTGCATTCGAACGTCAGGCGCCTGGTCTTCGGCGAGGCCGCGGAACGCACCAACTTTCTCGGCGGATATCTGGCCGTGCAATCCGTCCCGAAATCACTTGCGCCGGTTGGGGAGATGATTGTTCATCTCGGTGCGGGCCGCCTCGCGGGCATCTACACCGCGCAGCCGTTGGATGACGCGCGCGCGTTGTTCATGTTCAAAAGCAAGGAAGAACTACAGTACCACTACCGAGATGTGGTGCGGCAGAAGGAAATACTGCGCACCGCGTTCGCGGGCCGGCATGCGATGGTGGATCGCTGGCTCGACGAGCTTGAGCACACGCCGACGTTCTACTTCGACTCGATCACGCAGTTGCAACTGGACACCTGGTCGCGCGGCCGCGTCACCCTGGTCGGTGATGCCGGCTATTGCCCGGGCCCCGCGGTGGGCGGCAGCACGAGCATCGCGGTGCTGGGCGCCTACATTCTGGCCGGCGAGCTGGCGCAGGCCAACGGCGACTACGTTCGGGCGTTCGCGGCCTACGAGGCCGAGATGGATGAACCGGTGCGGCGCAGCCGCGCCATGGCGCGCGGCATCGCCAAGGGGCTCATCCCCAACTCGCGAGCTGGTGTGTGGGCCTTAACCCGTGGCGCCCAATTGATCTCGACGTTGCCCGCCGGCCTGACCAAGGCCGTCGCGAAGCTGAACACCAAGACCGTGCGGCTCTACGACACGATGCACTACAAGGAGTACGCCCCAGCGCCTTGA
- a CDS encoding acetyl-CoA C-acetyltransferase translates to MPEEAFIYEAIRTPRGKQRNGALNEVKPLNLVVGLIEELRKRHPDLDENLISDVILGCVSPVGDQGADIARTAVLAAHLPDTVGGVQLNRFCASGLEAVNTAAQKVRSGWDDLVLAGGVESMSRVPMGSDGGAMFTDVPFTYDNYIAPQGIGADLIATIEGFSREDVDAYALRSQERAAAAWSGGYFAKSVVPVRDQNGLVILDHDEHMRPETTMEGLAKLKTAFDGIGEMGGFDDVALQKYHWVEKINHVHTGGNSSGIVDGAALVLIGSEAAGKSQGLTPRARIVATATSGADATIMLTGPTPATRKVLDRAGLTVDDIDLFELNEAFASVVLKFQRDLNIGDEILNVNGGAIAMGHPLGATGAMILGTMVDELERRNARRALVTLCIGGGMGVATIIERV, encoded by the coding sequence ATGCCCGAAGAAGCCTTCATCTACGAGGCCATCCGCACCCCGCGCGGCAAGCAACGCAACGGCGCACTGAACGAAGTCAAGCCACTCAACCTGGTCGTCGGCCTGATCGAGGAGCTGCGCAAGCGCCACCCCGACCTCGACGAGAACCTGATCAGCGACGTCATCCTCGGCTGCGTCTCGCCCGTGGGCGATCAGGGCGCCGACATCGCCCGCACCGCGGTACTCGCGGCCCACCTGCCCGACACCGTCGGCGGTGTGCAGCTCAACCGGTTCTGCGCCTCCGGCCTGGAGGCCGTCAACACCGCCGCGCAAAAAGTGCGCTCCGGCTGGGACGACCTGGTGCTGGCCGGCGGCGTGGAGTCGATGAGCCGGGTCCCGATGGGATCCGACGGCGGCGCCATGTTCACCGACGTGCCGTTCACCTACGACAACTACATCGCCCCGCAGGGCATCGGCGCCGATTTGATCGCCACCATCGAGGGCTTTAGCCGCGAGGACGTGGACGCCTACGCGTTGCGCAGCCAGGAGCGCGCGGCCGCGGCCTGGTCCGGCGGCTATTTCGCCAAGTCGGTCGTACCGGTGCGGGACCAGAACGGCCTGGTGATCCTCGACCACGACGAGCACATGCGGCCAGAGACCACGATGGAGGGTCTGGCCAAACTGAAGACCGCGTTCGACGGCATCGGCGAGATGGGCGGCTTCGACGACGTGGCGCTGCAGAAGTACCACTGGGTCGAAAAGATCAACCACGTCCACACCGGCGGCAACAGTTCGGGCATCGTCGACGGCGCCGCGCTGGTGCTGATCGGCTCCGAGGCGGCGGGCAAGTCGCAGGGCCTGACCCCGCGGGCCCGCATCGTGGCCACCGCCACCAGCGGCGCCGACGCCACCATCATGTTGACCGGCCCCACCCCGGCGACCCGCAAGGTGCTCGACCGTGCCGGTCTCACCGTCGACGACATCGACCTGTTCGAACTCAACGAGGCGTTCGCCTCGGTGGTGCTGAAGTTCCAGCGGGACCTCAACATTGGCGACGAGATCCTCAACGTCAACGGCGGCGCCATCGCGATGGGCCACCCGCTGGGCGCCACCGGTGCGATGATCCTGGGCACCATGGTCGACGAACTGGAGCGCCGCAACGCCCGTCGCGCGCTTGTCACCCTGTGCATCGGCGGCGGCATGGGCGTCGCGACCATCATCGAGAGGGTTTAA
- a CDS encoding SRPBCC family protein yields MAVQASQEIVIDAPQDVILDALADMDTVPSWSAVHKKVKVVDSYPDGRPRHVKVSIRVMGIFDTQLLEYHWGPDWMVWDAKKTIHQHGQHGEYNLTREGDDKTRVRFTITVEPSAPLPEFVISRARKKILHAALEGLRRRVMGTDDPASAT; encoded by the coding sequence GTGGCCGTACAAGCATCGCAGGAAATCGTCATCGATGCGCCGCAGGATGTGATCCTCGACGCGCTCGCCGACATGGACACCGTGCCGTCGTGGTCCGCGGTACACAAGAAGGTCAAAGTCGTCGACAGCTATCCCGACGGGCGCCCGCGCCACGTGAAGGTGTCGATCAGGGTGATGGGAATCTTCGACACGCAGCTGCTCGAATACCACTGGGGGCCGGACTGGATGGTGTGGGATGCCAAAAAGACCATCCACCAACACGGTCAGCACGGGGAGTACAACCTCACCCGCGAGGGTGACGACAAGACCCGAGTCCGGTTCACCATCACCGTCGAGCCGTCGGCGCCGCTGCCCGAATTCGTGATCAGCCGGGCCCGCAAGAAGATTCTGCACGCCGCGCTGGAGGGCCTGCGCCGGCGGGTGATGGGCACCGACGACCCGGCCTCGGCTACCTAG
- a CDS encoding SRPBCC family protein, which translates to MAVQASREVVIDAPPEVIMEALGDVDVISEWSPLHKKVEVLDRYPDGRPHHVKATIKILGLVDNEILEYHWGPDWVVYDAKETFRQRGQHIEYRVHPEGLDKSRVHFDVTVEPAGPVPAFIVKRATKMVLDAATEGLRAWVANNALAGHGED; encoded by the coding sequence GTGGCTGTACAAGCATCGCGTGAGGTTGTCATCGATGCGCCGCCGGAAGTGATCATGGAGGCGCTGGGGGACGTCGACGTCATATCGGAGTGGTCTCCGCTGCACAAGAAAGTTGAAGTGCTGGACCGCTATCCGGACGGTCGGCCCCACCACGTCAAGGCCACGATCAAGATCCTGGGACTGGTCGATAACGAGATCCTGGAATACCACTGGGGTCCGGACTGGGTGGTCTATGACGCGAAAGAGACGTTCCGACAGCGCGGTCAGCACATCGAGTACCGGGTCCATCCCGAGGGTCTCGACAAAAGCCGCGTCCATTTCGATGTCACGGTCGAACCCGCGGGGCCGGTTCCGGCCTTCATCGTCAAGCGTGCGACCAAGATGGTGTTGGACGCCGCCACCGAGGGGTTGCGCGCGTGGGTCGCGAACAATGCGCTTGCCGGCCATGGGGAGGACTGA
- a CDS encoding Zn-ribbon domain-containing OB-fold protein: protein MQKAIDPGISTWPDENPQLIGSQCGDCGATTFPVQQRCPRCSGGQMSESLLPRRGTLVAWTTQGFPPGAPYAGPTGNDFVPFGVGLVQLGDVIRVEGRLTENDPAKIQFGQEVELTMVPFTTDADGNEIVTFAFQPV, encoded by the coding sequence ATGCAGAAGGCAATCGATCCCGGCATCTCTACGTGGCCCGACGAGAACCCGCAGCTAATCGGCAGTCAGTGCGGCGACTGCGGCGCCACCACCTTCCCGGTGCAGCAGCGCTGCCCGCGGTGCAGCGGCGGGCAGATGAGCGAGTCGTTGTTGCCCCGCCGCGGCACCCTGGTCGCGTGGACCACCCAGGGTTTCCCACCCGGCGCTCCCTACGCCGGCCCCACCGGCAATGATTTCGTGCCGTTCGGTGTGGGCCTGGTCCAGTTGGGTGACGTCATCCGGGTCGAGGGCCGGCTGACCGAGAACGACCCGGCCAAGATCCAGTTCGGCCAGGAGGTCGAGCTGACGATGGTGCCGTTCACCACTGACGCCGACGGCAACGAGATCGTCACCTTCGCGTTCCAGCCGGTTTAA
- a CDS encoding LLM class F420-dependent oxidoreductase: MRFGLFIPQGWRMDLVGIEPKQHWAVMRDLATYADAAAAWDSLWVYDHFHTVPLPSDEATHEAWSLMAAYAAVTSRIKLGQMCTAMSYRNPVYLAKVAATSDIISGGRIQMGIGGGWYEHEWRAYGYGFPPAGERLGRLDEGVQIMRDAWRDGKVSFDGKHYQVDGAIVAPKPLQDNGIPLWIAGGGEKVTLRIAAKYAQYTNFTPALDEFAHKSEVLAQHCGKLGTDFDAIVRSANFTVIVGTSETDVKDRQQRMRERLTGYMPDALLDSMIAAGGGPDSTTGTPEQVAERIGKVRDLGCEYAICYFPEAAYDRSGIELFEREVIPALS, from the coding sequence ATGCGCTTTGGATTGTTCATTCCGCAGGGCTGGCGGATGGATCTGGTCGGCATCGAACCCAAGCAACACTGGGCGGTGATGCGCGACCTGGCCACCTACGCCGACGCCGCCGCCGCGTGGGACTCGCTGTGGGTCTACGACCACTTCCACACCGTCCCGTTGCCCAGCGACGAGGCCACGCACGAGGCCTGGTCGCTGATGGCGGCCTACGCCGCGGTGACGTCGCGGATCAAGCTCGGCCAGATGTGCACCGCGATGAGCTACCGCAATCCGGTGTACCTGGCCAAGGTGGCGGCCACCTCGGACATCATCTCCGGCGGCCGGATCCAAATGGGGATCGGCGGCGGCTGGTACGAACACGAATGGCGCGCATACGGGTACGGCTTTCCGCCGGCCGGGGAGCGGCTGGGCCGCCTCGACGAGGGCGTGCAGATCATGCGGGACGCCTGGCGCGACGGCAAGGTCAGCTTCGACGGTAAGCACTACCAGGTGGACGGCGCGATCGTTGCCCCGAAGCCGTTGCAGGACAACGGTATTCCGCTGTGGATCGCCGGCGGCGGGGAGAAGGTGACGCTGCGCATCGCAGCGAAGTACGCGCAGTACACCAACTTCACCCCGGCGTTGGACGAGTTCGCGCACAAGTCCGAGGTATTGGCGCAGCACTGCGGCAAGCTGGGCACCGACTTCGACGCCATCGTGCGCTCGGCGAATTTCACCGTGATCGTCGGCACCTCCGAGACCGACGTCAAGGACCGCCAGCAGCGGATGCGCGAGCGACTCACCGGGTACATGCCCGACGCGCTGCTGGATTCGATGATCGCCGCCGGCGGTGGCCCGGATTCGACGACGGGCACACCGGAACAAGTGGCCGAGCGGATCGGCAAAGTCCGCGACCTCGGGTGCGAGTACGCGATCTGCTACTTCCCCGAGGCCGCCTACGACCGCTCGGGCATCGAGTTGTTCGAACGCGAAGTGATCCCCGCCCTGAGCTAG
- a CDS encoding CaiB/BaiF CoA transferase family protein — protein sequence MAGPLDGVRVIELGGIGPGPHAGMVLADLGADVVRVRRPGGLTMPAEERDLLHRGKRIVDLDVKTQPGALLELAAKADVLLDCFRPGTCERLGIGPDDCAAVNPRLIFARITGWGQDGPLAATAGHDINYLSQTGVLSALGYRDRPPLPPLNLVADFGGGSMLVLLGIVAALYERERSGQGQVIDAAMVDGVSVLAQVMWTMKGIGSLRDERESFLLDGGAPFYRCYETADNRYMAVGAIEPQFFAQLLAGLGLSAADVPNQLDRASYPRMQRLFTERFASRTRAEWTQVFAGTDACVTPVLTWAEAATNDHLNARSTVITAHGVEQAAPAPRFSRTHAGPVGPPPAATTPISEIGW from the coding sequence GTGGCGGGCCCCCTGGACGGGGTGCGGGTCATCGAGCTCGGCGGCATCGGGCCTGGACCGCACGCGGGAATGGTGCTTGCCGATCTGGGCGCCGACGTGGTGCGGGTGCGGCGGCCCGGCGGCTTGACCATGCCGGCCGAGGAGCGCGACCTGTTGCACCGCGGCAAGCGGATCGTCGACCTCGACGTCAAGACGCAACCAGGGGCGCTGCTGGAGCTGGCCGCCAAGGCCGACGTGCTGCTCGATTGTTTCCGGCCCGGCACGTGCGAGCGGCTCGGCATCGGGCCCGACGATTGCGCCGCGGTCAACCCGCGGCTGATCTTCGCGCGCATCACGGGTTGGGGGCAGGACGGGCCGCTGGCCGCGACCGCCGGTCACGACATCAACTACCTGTCCCAGACCGGTGTGCTTTCGGCGCTGGGGTATCGCGACCGCCCGCCGCTGCCGCCACTAAACCTGGTGGCCGACTTCGGTGGCGGCTCGATGCTGGTGCTGCTGGGCATCGTGGCCGCGCTGTACGAGCGGGAGCGCTCCGGTCAGGGTCAGGTCATCGACGCGGCGATGGTCGACGGGGTCAGCGTGCTGGCCCAGGTGATGTGGACCATGAAAGGAATCGGCAGCCTTCGCGATGAGCGCGAGTCGTTCCTGCTCGACGGCGGCGCCCCGTTCTACCGCTGCTATGAAACCGCCGACAACAGGTACATGGCCGTCGGCGCGATCGAGCCGCAGTTCTTCGCGCAGCTGCTGGCCGGGCTCGGCCTGTCCGCCGCCGACGTGCCGAACCAGCTTGACCGCGCGTCGTACCCGCGGATGCAACGCCTCTTCACCGAGCGGTTCGCCAGCCGCACCCGTGCCGAGTGGACACAGGTTTTCGCCGGCACCGACGCATGCGTGACTCCGGTGTTGACGTGGGCCGAAGCCGCCACCAACGACCATCTGAACGCGCGGTCCACGGTGATCACCGCGCACGGCGTCGAGCAGGCCGCGCCCGCTCCGCGGTTCTCCCGCACGCACGCCGGACCTGTCGGACCGCCGCCGGCGGCGACGACACCGATCAGCGAAATAGGCTGGTAA
- a CDS encoding 3-hydroxyacyl-CoA dehydrogenase NAD-binding domain-containing protein encodes MAENTIQWDKDADGIVTLTLDDPTGSANVMNEHYAESMHNAVERLVAEKDSITGVVITSAKKTFFAGGDLKGMINLGPEDAGEAFDTVEAVKRDLRALETLGKPVVAAINGAALGGGLEIALACHHRIAADVKGSQLGLPEVTLGLLPGGGGVTRTVRMFGIQNAFMNVLSQGTRFKPQQAKENGLVDELVGLVEELVPAAKAWIKANPDSHTQPWDAKGYKMPGGTPSSPALAAILPSFPALLRKQLKGAPMPAPRAILAAAVEGAQVDFDTASRIESRYFASLVTGQVAKNMIQAFFFDLQTINGGGSRPDGIEPVKINKIGVLGAGMMGAGIAYVSAKAGYDVVLKDVSLDAAQKGKGYSEKLEAKALQRGKTTEEKSKALLSRITPTADAADLKGVDFVIEAVFENQELKHKVFQEIEDVVEPNAVLGSNTSTLPITGLATGVKRQEDFIGIHFFSPVDKMPLVEIIKGEKTSDEALARVFDYTLAIGKTPIVVNDSRGFFTSRVIGTFVNEALAMLGEGVEPASIEHAGSQAGYPAPPLQLSDELNLELMHKIAVATRKGVEDAGGTYEPHPAEAVVEKMIELGRSGRLKGAGFYEYPDGKRTGLWPGLRETFKSGASEPPLQDMIDRMLFAEALETQKCLDEGVLTSTADANIGSIMGIGFPPWTGGSAQFIVGYSGAGGTGKQAFVARARELAAKYGDRFLPPDSLT; translated from the coding sequence ATGGCAGAGAACACGATTCAGTGGGACAAGGACGCCGACGGCATCGTCACCCTGACGCTGGACGACCCCACCGGGTCGGCCAACGTGATGAACGAGCACTACGCCGAATCGATGCACAACGCCGTAGAACGCCTTGTGGCAGAGAAGGATTCGATCACCGGCGTGGTGATCACCAGCGCGAAGAAGACCTTCTTCGCCGGCGGTGATCTGAAGGGCATGATCAATCTCGGACCCGAGGACGCCGGCGAGGCGTTCGACACCGTCGAGGCGGTCAAGCGCGACCTGCGCGCGCTCGAGACGCTCGGCAAGCCGGTGGTGGCCGCCATCAACGGCGCCGCCCTCGGCGGTGGATTGGAGATCGCGCTCGCGTGTCACCACCGGATCGCCGCCGACGTTAAGGGCAGTCAGCTCGGTCTGCCCGAGGTGACGCTGGGCCTGTTGCCGGGCGGCGGCGGGGTGACCCGCACCGTGCGGATGTTCGGCATCCAGAACGCGTTCATGAATGTTTTGTCCCAGGGCACCCGGTTCAAGCCTCAGCAGGCCAAGGAGAACGGACTCGTCGACGAGTTGGTCGGTTTGGTCGAGGAACTGGTGCCGGCGGCCAAGGCATGGATCAAAGCCAACCCCGACTCGCACACCCAGCCCTGGGATGCCAAGGGCTACAAGATGCCCGGCGGCACCCCGTCGTCGCCGGCGCTGGCGGCCATCCTGCCGTCGTTCCCGGCGTTGCTGCGCAAGCAGCTCAAGGGCGCGCCGATGCCGGCGCCGCGGGCGATCCTGGCGGCCGCGGTCGAGGGCGCCCAGGTCGACTTCGACACCGCCAGCCGCATCGAGAGCCGCTACTTCGCGTCACTGGTCACCGGCCAGGTCGCCAAGAATATGATTCAGGCGTTCTTCTTCGACCTGCAGACCATCAACGGCGGCGGGTCGCGACCCGACGGCATCGAACCGGTGAAGATCAACAAGATCGGCGTGCTCGGCGCCGGCATGATGGGCGCCGGCATCGCCTACGTCTCGGCCAAGGCCGGCTACGACGTGGTGCTCAAGGACGTCAGCCTGGATGCCGCGCAGAAGGGCAAGGGCTACTCGGAAAAGCTTGAGGCCAAGGCACTTCAGCGTGGCAAGACCACCGAAGAGAAGTCCAAGGCGCTGCTGAGCCGGATCACGCCGACGGCCGATGCGGCCGACCTCAAGGGTGTCGACTTCGTCATCGAGGCGGTGTTCGAGAACCAGGAGCTCAAGCACAAGGTGTTCCAGGAGATCGAGGACGTGGTCGAGCCCAACGCGGTGCTGGGATCCAACACCTCCACGTTGCCGATCACCGGGCTGGCCACCGGCGTCAAGCGCCAGGAGGACTTCATCGGGATCCACTTCTTCTCGCCGGTCGACAAGATGCCGCTGGTGGAAATCATCAAGGGCGAGAAGACATCTGACGAGGCGCTAGCGCGCGTGTTCGACTACACGCTGGCCATCGGCAAGACCCCGATCGTGGTCAACGACAGCCGCGGGTTCTTCACCTCCCGCGTCATCGGCACCTTCGTCAACGAGGCGCTGGCGATGCTGGGCGAGGGTGTGGAGCCGGCCAGCATCGAGCACGCCGGTTCGCAGGCCGGCTACCCGGCGCCGCCGCTGCAGCTGTCCGACGAGCTCAACCTGGAGCTGATGCACAAGATCGCCGTCGCCACCCGCAAGGGCGTCGAGGACGCCGGCGGCACCTACGAGCCGCACCCGGCAGAAGCCGTGGTGGAGAAGATGATTGAGCTCGGCCGGTCGGGGCGGTTGAAGGGCGCGGGGTTCTACGAGTACCCCGACGGCAAGCGCACCGGGTTGTGGCCGGGCCTGCGCGAGACGTTCAAGTCCGGGGCATCGGAGCCGCCGCTGCAGGACATGATCGACCGGATGCTGTTCGCCGAGGCGCTGGAAACCCAGAAGTGCCTCGACGAGGGCGTACTGACGTCGACGGCCGACGCCAACATCGGCTCGATCATGGGCATCGGGTTCCCGCCGTGGACCGGTGGCAGCGCGCAGTTCATCGTCGGCTACTCGGGTGCCGGCGGCACGGGTAAGCAAGCGTTCGTGGCGCGGGCCCGTGAGCTGGCCGCCAAGTACGGCGACCGCTTCCTGCCGCCGGACTCGCTGACCTAA
- a CDS encoding putative quinol monooxygenase, with product MAVTVLLELRFKPEAVSAGRDLMRRTLEVTRGFDGNLQTDVLVNEDDEAHWIIYELWDTVEHDEAYRAFRAGEGKVTELPPLLAAPPVKTRYLTTDI from the coding sequence ATGGCAGTCACGGTGTTACTCGAACTCAGATTCAAGCCCGAAGCGGTGTCGGCGGGGCGAGACCTCATGCGCCGGACGCTGGAGGTCACCCGCGGGTTCGACGGCAACCTCCAAACCGACGTGCTGGTCAACGAAGACGACGAAGCGCACTGGATCATCTACGAACTCTGGGACACCGTCGAGCACGATGAGGCCTACCGCGCGTTTCGTGCCGGCGAAGGCAAAGTGACCGAGCTGCCCCCGCTGTTGGCCGCGCCTCCGGTCAAGACGCGCTACCTCACCACCGATATCTAG
- a CDS encoding TetR/AcrR family transcriptional regulator, producing the protein MVRPRSGTRRRIQEVARDLFLQQGVQRTSLQDIADKLGITKPALYYHFASREELVRSILVPLIDEGEQFVADQETRDEIDAREVLEGYFDFHYRHRQDLVLVLAELTMLAELGLIDKVLAWRDRLGKLVFGPKPTLAQSTRAVVAFGGLQDCCLQFPDADHDALRASSVQAALDALGT; encoded by the coding sequence ATGGTCAGACCCCGGTCGGGCACTCGGCGGCGAATCCAGGAGGTCGCCCGGGATTTGTTTCTGCAGCAGGGGGTGCAGCGCACCAGCTTGCAGGACATCGCCGACAAGCTGGGGATCACCAAACCCGCGTTGTATTACCACTTCGCGTCGCGCGAAGAGCTGGTGCGCAGCATCCTGGTTCCGTTGATCGACGAAGGCGAGCAGTTCGTCGCCGACCAAGAGACTCGCGACGAGATCGATGCCCGCGAGGTGCTGGAAGGCTATTTCGATTTTCACTATCGGCACCGTCAGGACTTGGTGCTGGTGCTGGCGGAATTGACGATGCTGGCCGAGCTTGGCCTGATCGACAAGGTACTGGCGTGGCGTGACCGGCTGGGCAAGTTGGTATTCGGGCCGAAACCGACGTTGGCGCAGTCAACCCGCGCGGTGGTGGCGTTCGGCGGACTGCAGGACTGCTGTTTACAGTTTCCCGACGCCGATCACGACGCGTTGCGCGCTTCGTCGGTGCAGGCCGCGCTCGACGCGCTGGGGACCTGA
- a CDS encoding pyridoxal phosphate-dependent aminotransferase, translating into MTVSRLQPYATTIFAEMSALAARIGAVNLGQGFPDEDGPPEMLKAAQEAIGSGVNQYPPGLGIAPLRNAIAAQRDRRYGIRYDPDTQVLVTVGATEAIASAVLGLVEPGSEVLLIEPFYDSYSPVIAMAGAHRVAVPLVPDGRGFALDTDALRRAVTPRTKALIVNSPHNPTGTVLTEAELRAVAEIASAADLLVVTDEVYEHLVYDDRDHLPLAAFDGMADRTVTISSAAKMFNCTGWKIGWACGPAKLIAGMRAAKQYLSYVGGAPFQPAVALALDTQDAWVAALRDTLQARRDRLAAGLTDIGFAVHDSHGTYFLCADPRPLGYDDSSVFCAQLPEKVGVAAIPMSAFCDPAAPHADVWNHLVRLTFCKRDDTLDEAIRRLGGLRAAGTAG; encoded by the coding sequence ATGACGGTGTCGCGGCTGCAGCCCTACGCGACCACGATTTTCGCCGAGATGTCGGCGCTGGCGGCGCGCATCGGCGCGGTGAACCTCGGGCAGGGCTTTCCCGACGAGGACGGCCCGCCGGAGATGCTCAAGGCCGCCCAGGAGGCCATCGGAAGCGGCGTCAACCAGTACCCGCCGGGGTTGGGCATCGCGCCGCTGCGCAACGCCATCGCCGCGCAGCGCGACCGCCGCTACGGCATCCGATACGACCCGGACACGCAGGTGCTGGTGACGGTCGGGGCCACCGAGGCCATCGCGTCGGCGGTCCTGGGGCTGGTCGAACCCGGCTCCGAGGTACTGCTCATCGAACCGTTCTACGACTCCTACTCGCCGGTGATTGCGATGGCGGGCGCCCACCGGGTGGCCGTGCCTCTGGTCCCCGACGGTCGCGGCTTCGCGCTCGACACCGACGCGTTGCGCCGGGCGGTGACCCCGCGCACGAAGGCGCTGATCGTGAACTCTCCGCACAACCCGACCGGCACCGTACTCACCGAGGCCGAGCTGCGGGCCGTTGCGGAAATCGCCTCGGCCGCCGATCTTTTAGTGGTCACCGATGAGGTCTACGAGCACCTGGTGTATGACGACCGCGACCACCTACCGCTGGCCGCTTTCGACGGCATGGCCGACCGCACGGTCACCATCTCCAGCGCGGCAAAGATGTTCAACTGCACCGGCTGGAAGATCGGATGGGCTTGCGGCCCAGCCAAACTCATCGCCGGCATGCGTGCCGCCAAGCAGTATCTGAGCTACGTCGGGGGCGCACCATTTCAGCCGGCGGTCGCGCTCGCGCTGGACACCCAGGACGCCTGGGTCGCCGCGCTGCGCGACACCCTGCAGGCTCGCCGCGACCGGCTCGCGGCGGGGCTGACCGATATCGGCTTCGCGGTCCACGACAGCCACGGCACGTATTTTCTGTGCGCCGACCCGCGGCCGCTGGGCTACGACGACAGCAGCGTCTTCTGCGCCCAACTGCCGGAGAAAGTCGGGGTGGCCGCCATCCCGATGTCGGCGTTCTGCGATCCGGCGGCACCGCACGCGGACGTGTGGAATCACTTGGTGCGCTTGACCTTCTGTAAACGCGACGACACCCTCGACGAGGCCATCAGGCGGCTGGGCGGCCTGCGCGCAGCGGGAACGGCCGGCTAG